A genomic window from Salvia splendens isolate huo1 chromosome 11, SspV2, whole genome shotgun sequence includes:
- the LOC121754858 gene encoding calcium-transporting ATPase 12, plasma membrane-type-like, with product MHEGIDLNTTSEASSVLAGELQTQKAICSWASQKLGMNLEQLKEKCSVLDTENLDQQKKDGRIWIRRRKDDDRVHIHMKGSMGEILALCTDYYEEDGVIKDISETARETLKNIEHKMKNNGLHCIAYAHAVVLGDLQDNGDINFHSGHQESFILIGFLGLRDQFRDGIIEFVKECQEARVYVKMITTEDVQKAQISALGCGILSSDSSYQTAVTDVIIEGRELRSFTGQERSEKAKKCSVIARASTSDKRLLVQCLKGSGHVVGVIGGCPGDEKLFEEADVGFYLEIQESHSMKEKSDIIIAGDSFDLIAKAMKWGRGIYNNIQIYAQFQLTATMASLVTDSITAIFSGEPPGINIVTSISSGKIPYAALQLLWVKLAVGTLVVVALSVDNPAETLMQKMPVEKREPFITNIMWRDIIGQALCQIIILLIIQFEGEATFKLSGGEKDTLIFNIFVLFQIFAIFNTVKGKNIFERLKKKRLFWMLLSMIVILQVIMVEFLKKFADTERLNWAQWRSCIGIAMISWLVGWLLRRIPVPEKPYLCSL from the coding sequence ATGCATGAGGGAATAGATCTGAATACAACCTCTGAAGCTTCGTCTGTTCTTGCCGGCGAGCTCCAAACTCAAAAGGCAATTTGCAGTTGGGCAAGTCAAAAACTGGGGATGAATCTGGAACAACTGAAGGAAAAGTGTAGCGTGCTCGATACTGAAAACCTCGACCAACAGAAGAAAGATGGCCGCATTTGGATACGAAGAAGAAAAGATGATGACAGGGTACACATCCACATGAAAGGATCAATGGGTGAGATTCTGGCTCTTTGCACTGATTATTATGAAGAAGACGGGGTAATCAAAGATATCAGTGAAACTGCAAGAGAAACATTGAAGAATATTGAACACAAGATGAAGAATAATGGTCTCCACTGCATAGCGTATGCACATGCCGTTGTTTTGGGAGACCTTCAAGATAATGGTGACATAAACTTTCATTCAGGGCACCAAGAAAGTTTCATTTTGATAGGGTTTTTAGGTCTACGGGACCAGTTTCGGGACGGTATAATAGAATTTGTGAAAGAATGCCAAGAAGCCAGAGTATATGTCAAAATGATCACAACAGAAGATGTCCAGAAGGCACAGATATCCGCTCTAGGATGTGGCATACTCAGTTCAGACAGTTCTTATCAAACAGCAGTCACAGATGTCATCATTGAAGGCAGAGAACTTAGAAGCTTTACTGGTCAAGAGAGGTCAGAAAAGGCAAAAAAGTGTAGTGTGATTGCCAGAGCCTCTACTTCGGACAAGCGTCTGCTGGTACAATGCCTGAAAGGTTCCGGCCATGTAGTAGGAGTTATTGGAGGCTGCCCAGGCGATGAAAAACTTTTTGAAGAAGCTGATGTGGGTTTCTATCTCGAGATCCAAGAATCTCACTCCATGAAGGAAAAGTCAGATATTATCATCGCGGGTGATAGTTTTGACCTCATAGCAAAAGCTATGAAGTGGGGAAGAGGCATCTACAACAACATCCAGATATATGCACAATTCCAGCTCACAGCTACAATGGCCTCTCTGGTAACAGACTCTATAACTGCAATTTTCTCAGGAGAACCCCCAGGAATCAACATCGTTACATCCATTTCATCTGGTAAGATTCCATATGCAGCTCTCCAACTCTTATGGGTGAAGTTGGCAGTAGGCACATTAGTTGTTGTAGCTCTTTCAGTTGATAATCCTGCTGAAACCCTTATGCAAAAGATGCCGGTGGAAAAAAGGGAACCATTTATAACCAACATAATGTGGAGGGACATCATAGGACAAGCTCTGTGCCAAATCATTATCTTACTTATCATACAGTTTGAGGGAGAAGCAACTTTCAAACTGAGTGGTGGAGAAAAGGATACTTTGATTTTCAACATCTTCGTCCTTTTCCAAATCTTTGCCATATTCAACACAGTGAAGGGGAAAAACATCTTTGAGAGACTGAAAAAGAAAAGGCTATTCTGGATGTTACTAAGCATGATAGTTATTCTGCAGGTTATTATGGTGGAGTTTTTGAAAAAGTTTGCAGACACAGAGAGGCTCAATTGGGCGCAATGGCGTTCATGCATCGGAATTGCCATGATATCTTGGCTGGTGGGTTGGCTATTGAGAAGGATACCAGTTCCTGAGAAGCCTTACTTGTGCTCTCTATAG